In bacterium 336/3, the following proteins share a genomic window:
- a CDS encoding polyketide cyclase/dehydrase, whose product MWIALLIIVFVLFALSFTKFEIRKEIVINQSPENVWKVIIDFQNYKHWNTQLAYLGGDIKPNGDLHLKLSVSGTAPYEFKPKISHWEENKKFAWIAITGLPRIFDGEHFFELKNLGNNTTLLINREEYRGILSLIIKNLPMMKNAPTGFETMNLEIKNYTESNK is encoded by the coding sequence ATGTGGATAGCTTTGCTAATAATTGTTTTTGTGCTTTTTGCACTATCATTTACAAAATTTGAGATAAGAAAAGAAATTGTAATTAACCAGTCTCCCGAAAATGTTTGGAAGGTTATTATAGATTTTCAAAACTATAAACATTGGAATACACAACTTGCTTATTTAGGCGGAGACATCAAGCCTAATGGTGATTTACATCTAAAATTGTCTGTTTCAGGAACAGCACCTTATGAGTTTAAACCCAAGATTTCACATTGGGAAGAAAATAAAAAATTTGCTTGGATTGCCATAACAGGTTTACCACGAATTTTTGATGGGGAACATTTTTTTGAACTCAAAAATTTAGGAAATAATACAACTTTACTCATCAATAGAGAAGAATATAGAGGCATCTTATCTCTGATAATTAAAAACTTACCCATGATGAAAAATGCTCCCACAGGTTTTGAAACAATGAATTTAGAAATTAAAAACTATACTGAATCCAATAAATGA
- a CDS encoding translation factor Sua5 produces the protein MSALFLEIHPKNPEERKIKQVIDCLRDGGVIIYPTDTIYGMGCDLHNQRAIEKICQIKGIKPKKANFAFICNDLSHISEYARSLSNATFRLMKKALPGAFTFILEATNKVPKILDNNRKTIGIRVPDHPIPRIIVEKLGNPLITTSIHNDEDEYIEYTTDPELMYEKFKNTVDIVIDGGVGGIKPSTIVDCTNDDFEIIRQGAGILEDFM, from the coding sequence ATGAGTGCTTTATTTCTTGAAATTCATCCAAAAAACCCTGAAGAACGTAAAATCAAGCAGGTGATAGACTGCCTTCGAGATGGAGGAGTGATTATTTATCCCACAGACACCATTTATGGGATGGGTTGTGATTTGCATAACCAAAGAGCTATCGAAAAGATTTGTCAAATTAAAGGAATCAAGCCCAAAAAAGCCAATTTTGCATTTATCTGCAACGATTTAAGCCACATTTCCGAATATGCTCGTAGCCTTAGCAATGCTACATTCAGATTGATGAAAAAGGCTTTACCAGGGGCTTTTACATTTATTCTGGAGGCAACCAACAAAGTTCCCAAAATTCTAGATAACAACCGAAAAACCATTGGTATTCGTGTTCCTGATCATCCTATTCCACGCATCATCGTTGAAAAACTTGGAAACCCTCTTATTACAACATCCATCCATAATGATGAAGATGAGTACATTGAGTATACCACAGACCCTGAACTCATGTACGAAAAGTTTAAAAACACAGTAGATATTGTGATTGATGGAGGAGTTGGAGGCATCAAGCCCTCTACCATTGTAGATTGTACCAATGACGATTTTGAAATCATTAGACAGGGAGCAGGTATTTTAGAGGATTTTATGTAA
- a CDS encoding ACP S-malonyltransferase gives MKAYVFPGQGSQFSGMGKDLYENNPKAKEIFENANDILGFRLTDVMFSGTDEELKQTKVTQPAIFLHSVVLALTSPNLLPDMVAGHSLGEFSALVANGTLAFEDALRLVAKRAEAMQKACELQPSTMAAVLGLDDEKVETICQEITKENEANLVVAANYNCPGQLVISGTVAGIEVACQRLKDAGAKRALVLQVGGAFHSPLMEPARQDLQKAIESTNFKNPNCPIYQNVTASAVNNPAEIQKNLIAQLTAPVRWTQSVQAMTLGGAKEYIECGPGKVLQGLVKKISPEVIAQSI, from the coding sequence ATGAAAGCATACGTTTTCCCTGGACAAGGTTCGCAATTTAGTGGTATGGGTAAAGATTTGTACGAGAACAATCCCAAAGCCAAAGAAATTTTTGAAAATGCCAATGATATTCTTGGATTTAGACTTACAGATGTAATGTTTTCGGGTACAGACGAAGAACTGAAGCAAACAAAAGTTACACAACCTGCTATTTTTTTACACTCTGTAGTGTTAGCCCTAACAAGCCCTAATTTATTACCTGATATGGTCGCTGGGCATTCTTTAGGAGAGTTTTCGGCATTGGTTGCCAATGGTACACTTGCTTTTGAAGATGCTTTGCGTTTGGTTGCTAAAAGAGCTGAGGCAATGCAAAAAGCTTGTGAATTACAGCCCTCTACGATGGCTGCTGTTTTGGGTTTGGATGATGAAAAAGTAGAAACCATTTGTCAGGAAATCACCAAAGAAAATGAAGCAAATTTGGTAGTAGCTGCCAATTATAATTGCCCTGGGCAACTCGTTATTTCGGGTACTGTGGCAGGGATTGAGGTAGCTTGTCAGCGACTTAAAGACGCTGGTGCTAAAAGAGCTTTGGTTTTGCAAGTAGGTGGAGCATTCCATTCACCACTTATGGAGCCAGCTCGTCAGGATTTACAAAAGGCAATAGAAAGTACCAATTTTAAAAACCCTAATTGTCCTATTTATCAGAATGTAACAGCATCAGCAGTAAATAATCCTGCAGAAATACAGAAAAACTTGATAGCTCAATTGACAGCTCCCGTTCGTTGGACACAATCTGTACAAGCTATGACACTTGGAGGGGCAAAAGAATATATTGAGTGTGGACCAGGTAAAGTTTTACAGGGTTTGGTGAAGAAAATCAGCCCTGAGGTAATAGCCCAAAGTATATAA